The genomic DNA GTGGCCGAGCCAGTCGCCGAGTGCGCGGTGTGGAGCGCGGTGTTGTCGGAGGAACTCGCCCGACTCGTTGCACGCGGGGTTGATCCCGCGGGACGACGGTGGCCCGCTGGTCAGGTGGAGGGCTGACGCTCGCCTGGCCCGGTCCCGGGCGCATCAGGGTACTGCTGGGCCTCGGCGAACGCCGCCTGCAGACTCTTCAGACCATCTCGCAACGGAGCGGCATGATGGTGTCCCAGATGGGGAACCGCCGCTTGGACGAGCCCGGCGAGCGCCTCGATCAGGATGCGCGCCTCGGCCAGGTCCACATCGTCCGAGGTGCCCTCGTACAACCCGAGTTTCACTGCCGCGGCAGTCATGAGGTCGACGGCGTTCGCCCCGACGATCTCGACGGCCGACAAAGCCCTGAGGTCGCGCGTGGCGGTAACGATGCTGTCATTGGATTTGGCTGCAGCTGAGTCCATGCGGCTACACTGGCACGCGACCTATCCGGATCCGCAGTGCGGGTCGGATGCGCAAGCGGACTCAAGTCCCACCTTTCGACCCTCGGTCGTCTGGTTTGGTCCCGGCAGGTACTTCGGGTACCTGTCCGCTTGTGCCTCCCTCCGTGCCCGGTTCCGGTGACACCTACGAAAAAGGAGGCGCCATCAGCGTCGAACCCCGGATCAACGACCGGATCCGAGTCCCCGAGGTCCGCCTCGTCGGACCGAATGGGGAACAGGTCGGAATCGTACGCATCGATGATGCGTTGCGACTGGCCCGGGAGAGTGACCTCGATCTGGTCGAGGTGGCCCCCCAGGCGCGACCCCCGGTCTGCAAGTTGATGGATTACGGCAAATTCAAGTACGAGGCCGCCCAAAAGGACCGTGCTGCCCGCCGCAATCAGGCGCAGACAGTAATCAAAGAGATGAAACTCCGGCCCAAGATCGATCCCCACGACTACGAGACCAAGAAGGGTCACATCGTCCGCTTCCTCAACGGTGGCGACAAGGTCAAGGTGACGATCATGTTCCGGGGTCGCGAGCAGAGCCGACCCGAACTGGGCTTCCGGCTCCTCCAAAGACTCGCCGAGGACATCGAGGACATCGGCTTCGTGGAGTACACCCCGAAGCAGGAGGGGCGCAACATGATCATGGTGATCGCGCCGCTCAAGAAGAAGTCCGAGGTCAAAGGTGCGCGCAGCCAGCAGCGTCGCGACCGGGAACGTAGAGATGCGGAGCGCGCCGAAGCCGGCGCCGGCGAAGCCGCACAGGACTGACGAGAGGACAGATCATGCCGAAGATGAAGACCCACAGCGGCACCAAGAAGAGGATCAAGAAGACCGGATCCGGGAGACTGCGCCGTGAGCAGGCGAACCGCCGCCACCTGTTGGAAGGCAAATCCACCAAGCGCACCCGGCGGCTGGCGGCAGACGTGGACGTCTCGCCCGCCGACACCAAGAACGTCAAGCGCCTGCTCGGCGAGCGCTGATCGGAGGAGAACTGACATGGCAAGAGTGAAGCGGGCAGTCAATGCCCACAAGAAACGCCGCGAGGTCCTCGATCAGGCCAGTGGCTACCGCGGTCAGCGGTCCCGTCTGTACCGCAAAGCCAAGGAACAACTGACTCATTCGCAGGTCTACGCGTTCGACCATCGCAAAGACCGCAAGGGTGACTTCCGCAGACTGTGGATCCAGCGCATCAACGCCGGTGCCCGCGCCAACGGCATGACCTACAACCGGTTCATCCAGGGTCTGCGACTGGCAGGCGTGGAGGTTGACCGGCGCATGCTCGCCGAACTGGCGGTCAACGACCCGGACGCGTTCGCGGTGCTGGTCGACCAGGCTCGCGCGGCAGTGTCCGCCGCCTGAGGGGCCGCGGTCACTCCCGCCGACCCAGCACGATGACGCCAGACGGCCCCACCTCGGTCAAGTCCGACCGGGTTGGGGCCGTCCGTCGTCTCGCCAACCGTTCTTTTCGACGCAAGGTCGGTCGCTTCCTGGCCGAAGGTCCGCAGTCCGTGCGAGAAGCCGTCGCATGGCGCCCGGACATCATCGACGAGGTCTACGTCAGCACCGAGGCACCGGCGCCGGTGCAGGAGATCGCCGCCGCCGCACAACTTGCCGGCCAATCTGTCACGGCGGTTCCGGAGCCTGTCCTGCTGGCCATGACTGAGACCGTGCACCCGCAGGGGATCGCCGCGGTGTGCCGGTTCCTCGATGGTGACGCGATGGGACTGCTGAACCAGTCTCGTCTTGTCGTGATGCTCCATGAGGTCCGCGACCCGGGCAACGCCGGTACGATCCTGCGCACCGCAGATGCCGCTGGGGCTGACGCCGTGATCCTGGCCGGGGATAGCGTGGATCCCTACAACGGCAAGTGTGTGCGGAGTAGCGCCGGTTCACTGTTCCACGTTCCCTTCGCCCAGACCGATGCACCCGCCGATTCGCTCTCCGGCGCACGTGCTGCCGGCCTCCAAGTGCTGAGCACCTCGGCGGCTGGTACGCGGAACCTGTTCGACATGCAGCGTGACGGTTCGCTGGCTGCGCCCACGTTGTGGGTGTTCGGAAATGAGGCGCACGGCCTGCCGACTGAACTGGCCGCGGATGCTGACGTGGCGATCCCGATCTTCGGCCTCGCGGAGTCACTCAATCTGGCGGCCGCTGCTGCCGTTTGCCTCTACGCGACGGCTGCTGCTCAGGCGGGGTGATGGTCCGTGGTGGAGCCAGGGGTGTCCAGCCACCGCAGGATTCCCGCTACGTTGGCCGCCGTTGCCGACAACTCCTCCTGCTTGGCCAGGAGCCCCGAATCCGCGTATAGCGCACCGTGGCGCTCTCGATCCCGCTCCCGCACCATGGCGACGGCGTGGTCCAGATCGGGGGAGATGTCGCGTGCGAGTCGCACGACGTCCACCCAGGCATGGAGTTCGGCGACAGAGGCCGCCAACGTGTCATCGACATCGCTCACCGGTCCGAAATGGCTGAACAGGAGCCTGGTCGGGCCGACATCGCGCATCGCGGCCAGCGACGACAGCGTCAGGTCGAGGTCGAAGTCCGGCGGGGGTGTCGCGGGTCGCATGTCCCGGGTCTCAGGCACATAGACGCCCGCTGCGTCCCCGGTGTAGAGATCGCCCGTGGCCGAGTCCACCAGCCCGATGTGGTGTGACGCGTGCCCCGGATTGTGGAACGCTGCCAGCCACCGGCCATCTCCGAGATCAATGGATCCTCGCTCCGCGATAGAGACGATGCGCCGCGCCTCGGTCGGTCGCAGAACCCCGAAGAGCCGGTCCATCGTGGCGCCGAACACGCGCCGAGCGCTGGCGACCAGCCGAGTCGGGTCAGCGAGATGCCGGGCGCCCCGTTCCTGGACAACGACATCGGCCTGAGGGAACGCAGCTGCGAGGTCACCCACTCCGCCGGCGTGATCCAGGTGGATGTGGGTCACGACGATCGAGCCCAGGTCACCAGGGCCGATGCCCAACTCCGCCAGTTGCCGGCGGACCAGCGATGCCGATCGGGCGGTCCCCGTCTCGATCAGGCACGGTCGCGAACTACGGATCAGGTAGGACGAAGTGATCGACTCGTGGCCACCCATACGGGTGTCCATCATGAAGATCTCGTCACCCAGGTCGGTGGTGTCGACATGCGTCACATCGTCGATTCTGGGCCTTCGCCCCACCCGTTGCCCGGCGATGGGGCCACCGCGAGCATCACTACACTTGTCGAGTGCCGAAACAGACCGGGGAGGGCCCCGAACAGTCCCAGCAGGCCCGCGAGCAGCCCCAGCAACGGCCCCAGCGGGAGGCCGACCCCGCTGTCGCCGAGGCAGTGTCGGCGGCGGCTGTCGACGCCGCCGTGGGCCAGGCGCTCACTGCCATTGCCGCAGCTGATGACCTCGAGGCGCTGAAATCGGCACGGCTGGCCCACGCCGGTGATCGTTCGCCCCTGGCATTGGCGAACCGCGGGATCGCTGCACTGCCGGCCGCAGCCAAGGCAGATGCCGGCAAACGGGTGGGCCAAGCTCGCCGACAAGTCCAGGCGGCACTGGACGAACGACAGCACGGTTCTCGAGGCGCAGCGGGATGAGCGAATGCTCGTTGCCGAGGCGGTCGATGTCACCAAGGAGTACGACCGCGACCCCGTGGGGGCCCGACATCCGCTCACCACCATCCAGGAACGGATGGCGGACATCTTCGTGACAATGGGCTATGACGTCGTTGATGGGCCCGAGGTCGAGACCGAATGGCACAACTTCGATGCGCTCAACATCGGTCCGGACCATCCTGCCCGCTCGATGCAGGACACGTTCTTCGTAGAGTCTGCTGACTCCGGCGTCGTTCTGCGCACGCACACTTCACCAGTCCAGATCCGGACGATGCTCACCCAAACTCCTCCCATCTACATGGTTGCGCCGGGCCGCGTGTTCCGCACCGACGAACTCGATGCCACCCACACCCCCGTATTCAGCCAGATCGAAGCGCTTGCCATCGACCGCGGCATCACCATGGCGCATCTCAAAGGCACGTTGGACCACTTCGCAGCGGCGTTGTTCGGTGCCGGAATCGTCACGCGGCTGCGTCCGTCCTACTTCCCGTTCACCGAGCCGAGCGCCGAGATGGACCTGCAATGTTTCGTCTGTCGCGGCGCCTCCGTCGGCGACCCCGACCATCCATGTCGCACCTGCGGCAGCGAAGGGTGGATCGAGTGGGGCGGGTGCGGGATGGTCAACCCTCGGGTGCTGCGGGCATGCGGCATCGATCCAGACACATACAGCGGCTTCGCGTTCGGGATGGGTCTGGAGCGCACCTTGATGTTCCGGCACGGCATCACTGACATGCGCGACATGGTCGAAGGTGACGTGCGTTTCACCCGTGCGTTCGGGCTGGAGGTCTGATGCGCGTTCCAGTGTCCTGGGTGCGTGAGTACGCGCCGGTCCCGGCCGATCAGAGCGGTCGCGATATCGCCGCCCGACTCATTTCGGCCGGGCTGGAAGTCGAGACGGTCGACACCGTCGGTGCCGGACTGTCGGGGCCGTTGGTCCTCGGTCGGGTTCGTTCGATCGAGGAGCTGACCGAATTCAAGAAACCCATTCGGTTCTGCCAGGTGGAAGTCGGCGATGCCCACGGTCACCCGGACACCCCTGGGCTGCGTGGCATCATCTGCGGCGCCCGCAACTTCGCCACCGGTGACCTCGTGGTGGTGGCGCTGCCCGGAGCCGTGCTCCCCGGTGACTTCGCCATCGGTTCTCGCAAGACGTATGGACGCGTGTCCGACGGCATGATCTGCAGCGAGCGGGAGTTGGCGCTCGGTGACGAGCACGACGGGATCATGGTTCTACCCCAGGGCAGTGGTGTCCCCGGTGACGACGCGAAGCCGCTGCTCGGCATCGGTGATGAGGTGCTCGATATTGCGGTCACCCCTGACCGTGGCTACGCGCTCTCCGTGCGAGGGGTCGCTCGCGAGGCAGCAACGGCCTATCAGGTGCCGTTCAGCGATCCCGGCGTGCAGTTGCACGAGCTGCCTGTCCCCGCCGATGACGCGGTGGCCCACGAGTGTGCCAGTGAGGATCCCGTCGGATGTGACCTGTTCACGCTGCGCACCATCAGCGGATTCGATCCTCAAGCGCCCACACCCTTGTGGCTACGCCGCCGACTCGCCGCCTGTGGAATGCGGTCGATCAGCCTCGCCGTCGATGTCACCAACTACGTCATGCTCGACGTCGGACAGCCGCTGCACGCCTTCGACCGTGACCTGCTGCGCGGGCCGGTGCGCGCACGGCGAGCCCGGCCGGGAGAGACCCTCGAAACCCTCGATCACGTCCAGCGGGAGCTGGACCCCGGACGATCTCGTGATAGCCGACGACCGCGGAGCGATCGGGCTAGCCGGGACCATGGGTGGCCTCACCACCGAGATCAACGACGACACCACCAACATCGCACTCGAGGCAGCTCACTTCGATGCGGGTGTGGTCGCCCGGATGTCGCGACGACACAAACTCAGCAGCGAGGCCTCGCGTCGATTCGAGCGCGGTGTCGACCGTGGCCTGGCGCCCTTCGCGTCCGAGATGGGCGCGGCTCTGCTCCTCAAGTACGGGGGCGGCCGCCATGACGGCATGACCGCGGTGGAATCCGCACCCGAACCCGTGAGCATCACCATCGCTACGGACCTGCCAGGCCGGGTCGGGGGGCTCGACATCAGCGCCGACGTCGCAGTGGCTGCCTTGAGTTCCGTCGGATGTGAGGTCCGGACGGACGGCGCCCGCCTGCACCTCACCCCGCCCACCTGGCGACCAGACCTGACCGATCCGTACGACTTCGTCGAGGAGGTACTGCGGATCGTGGGGTACGACGCGATCCCGTCAACTCTGCCAGCGGTGCCCGCGCAGCACGGGCTGCCCGATTCCCGCCGGATTCGTCGGCGGGTAGGCATGGCTCTGGCCGGCGCCGGCTACGTCGAGGCGCCGTCGTATCCATTCCTCGGGGAGGCGGATCTGGCAGCGCTGAGCATCGAGACCCCCGACCCCCGCCATCGCGCCGTCCGACTCGCCAACCCCCTCAGTGATGAGCAGCCTCTACTGCGCACCACCTTGCTCCCCGGCTTGGCGGCCACAGCACGGCGCAACCTAGCGCGCGGGAACGAGGACCTGGCCTTGTTCGAACAGGGGCTCGTGTTCCAGCCGCGGATCTCGGTCCCTCCCAGTTCCGTGCCGCGCCCCGATGTGTCCACGCGGCCCAGTGACCACGAACTGGATGCCCTGCAGGAACTGCTCCCCGACCAACCCCGGCATGTGGCAGTGCTGCTGACGGGAGCCCGGGAACTGGGTGGCTGGTGGGGATCCGCTCGCCGCGCGGACTGGGCGGACGCGGTCTCCGCGGCCCGACTGGTCGCTCGCACGGTCGGCACCGACATGCACGTCACACCTGGCGCGGCTGCTCCCTGGCATCCCGGCAGGTGCGCCGCCTTGCTCGTCGCTGACATCGTCGTCGGTCACGCGGGGGAGCTGCATCCGAAGGTCATCGAGCGGTTGGGGCTCCCCGAACGCAGCGCCGCCATGGAGTTGAATCTCGACGCGGTGGCCGCCGCGCGGGTGCCCGTGACTCCCGCACCAGGCGTCGTCACCATGCCCGTGGCGAAAGAGGACGTGGCACTGGTCGTTGCCACCGACATCGCCGCCGGGGACGTGGCGCACGCCCTGCAGCAGGGCGGTGGCGCGTTGTTGGAGTCGGTGCGACTGTTCGACGAGTACACGGGAAGCCAAGTCGGTGAGGGCAGGAAGTCATTGGCCTTCGCCCTGCGCTTCCGAGCCGCTGATCGGACGCTCACCTCGGATGAGGTCGCGGCCACTCGACGCGCCGCAGTCGCCGAGGCGGCGCGTCGATTCGGCGCCGTGTTGCGCGACTAGGGCGAGTTCAGATCCTCAGGCGGCGGGTCAGGGGATGTAGTCGATCACGACGGAGGCGTTGTTCCCGCCGGTGCATTCGGTAGGGAGTGTCTCGGAACAGTACATGTCGTAGTACTGGTCGGTCACGGGGCTGTAGACCCCGCTCAGGAATGTGGAGCCACCCGAGGAGTACCACGCGGAGGCAACGTTGTTCGCGAAGGGGCAACTCGTGGCGGGACTGGCGTAGACCCCGACGTCACACGACTTGTACTCCGTCGGAATCGTGTAGCCGGGCCAATCCGGTAGATCGGGGATCGATTGGCGCGTCACCGTCACGGTGGGAGCGGGCTTCGGTTTCTTCGTCAACGTGACGGTCGGAGTCGGAGATGGGCTTGCCGATGGTGACGTCGCCGCGGTGGTGGTCCCACCCGTGCCCGACGAACGCAGGAGAACAAAGGCGCCGACGCCGAGTGCGATCACACCCACCACCAGCGCGGCAACGACCAGGACCGTCAGGCCGTTCCCCGACGACTGGGGCGCGGGGGTTCCGGCGGGCGCCACCGGTGTCCCGGGGGGAGCAGCCGTAGGCGGCGGCGTGATCGGCTGGGTCTGTTGGGCAGCGGCATCGAAGGGTGTTCCGCACTGTTCACAGAAGTGAGCGGTGGGATCATGCTGAGCTCCGCAGGACGGGCAGAAGTTGCTCATGACGACCTCCCCAGGACTAACCCCGGATACCTCCACGCTACTCCCTGTGCCCGATTCATCACCTCGCCCGGGGCACTACAGCAATCGGCGGAGCACCTTCCCCGTCTCGTTGCGAGGGAGGTCCGAGACAACCGTGATGTCGCGGGGCCGCTGGTACCCGGCCAGGTGATCCTTGGCGTAACGACGCACATCGGCCACCACATCGGCATGCGGATCACAAGGGACGACGAAGACGGCGACCCTTTGACCGTACTCAGGGTCCGGGCGGCCGACAGCGGCGATGTCGGCCACGCCCGGGCAGCGTCGCAGTACGTGCTCGACCTCGCTGGGATGGACATTCTCACCGCCGCTGATGATCAGGTCGTCGGCCCGCCCCACGATGGTCAGAGTTCCCGCCGAGGTCCAGTAGCCGACGTCCCCGGTCGCGACCAGATCTCCGCGGCGATCCTTGTCATCACCATCCACGTAGCCGTCGAACGACGCGGCGGAGCCCACCCACACGTGGCCCTGACGGCCAGGTCGTACCGGCTCGCCGACGTCGTCGAGGAGTTCCACGCGGACCCCCGGGAGCGGGCGTCCGGCCGAGTCGGGATCACGCGCGAGATCCTGTGGAGTGGCTACCGTCGC from Candidatus Nanopelagicales bacterium includes the following:
- the infC gene encoding translation initiation factor IF-3 produces the protein MPGSGDTYEKGGAISVEPRINDRIRVPEVRLVGPNGEQVGIVRIDDALRLARESDLDLVEVAPQARPPVCKLMDYGKFKYEAAQKDRAARRNQAQTVIKEMKLRPKIDPHDYETKKGHIVRFLNGGDKVKVTIMFRGREQSRPELGFRLLQRLAEDIEDIGFVEYTPKQEGRNMIMVIAPLKKKSEVKGARSQQRRDRERRDAERAEAGAGEAAQD
- a CDS encoding phenylalanine--tRNA ligase subunit beta, encoding MGGLTTEINDDTTNIALEAAHFDAGVVARMSRRHKLSSEASRRFERGVDRGLAPFASEMGAALLLKYGGGRHDGMTAVESAPEPVSITIATDLPGRVGGLDISADVAVAALSSVGCEVRTDGARLHLTPPTWRPDLTDPYDFVEEVLRIVGYDAIPSTLPAVPAQHGLPDSRRIRRRVGMALAGAGYVEAPSYPFLGEADLAALSIETPDPRHRAVRLANPLSDEQPLLRTTLLPGLAATARRNLARGNEDLALFEQGLVFQPRISVPPSSVPRPDVSTRPSDHELDALQELLPDQPRHVAVLLTGARELGGWWGSARRADWADAVSAARLVARTVGTDMHVTPGAAAPWHPGRCAALLVADIVVGHAGELHPKVIERLGLPERSAAMELNLDAVAAARVPVTPAPGVVTMPVAKEDVALVVATDIAAGDVAHALQQGGGALLESVRLFDEYTGSQVGEGRKSLAFALRFRAADRTLTSDEVAATRRAAVAEAARRFGAVLRD
- a CDS encoding RNA methyltransferase; this translates as MTPDGPTSVKSDRVGAVRRLANRSFRRKVGRFLAEGPQSVREAVAWRPDIIDEVYVSTEAPAPVQEIAAAAQLAGQSVTAVPEPVLLAMTETVHPQGIAAVCRFLDGDAMGLLNQSRLVVMLHEVRDPGNAGTILRTADAAGADAVILAGDSVDPYNGKCVRSSAGSLFHVPFAQTDAPADSLSGARAAGLQVLSTSAAGTRNLFDMQRDGSLAAPTLWVFGNEAHGLPTELAADADVAIPIFGLAESLNLAAAAAVCLYATAAAQAG
- a CDS encoding MBL fold metallo-hydrolase, yielding MTHVDTTDLGDEIFMMDTRMGGHESITSSYLIRSSRPCLIETGTARSASLVRRQLAELGIGPGDLGSIVVTHIHLDHAGGVGDLAAAFPQADVVVQERGARHLADPTRLVASARRVFGATMDRLFGVLRPTEARRIVSIAERGSIDLGDGRWLAAFHNPGHASHHIGLVDSATGDLYTGDAAGVYVPETRDMRPATPPPDFDLDLTLSSLAAMRDVGPTRLLFSHFGPVSDVDDTLAASVAELHAWVDVVRLARDISPDLDHAVAMVRERDRERHGALYADSGLLAKQEELSATAANVAGILRWLDTPGSTTDHHPA
- a CDS encoding DUF1844 domain-containing protein gives rise to the protein MDSAAAKSNDSIVTATRDLRALSAVEIVGANAVDLMTAAAVKLGLYEGTSDDVDLAEARILIEALAGLVQAAVPHLGHHHAAPLRDGLKSLQAAFAEAQQYPDAPGTGPGERQPST
- the rpmI gene encoding 50S ribosomal protein L35, producing MPKMKTHSGTKKRIKKTGSGRLRREQANRRHLLEGKSTKRTRRLAADVDVSPADTKNVKRLLGER
- the pheS gene encoding phenylalanine--tRNA ligase subunit alpha gives rise to the protein MLVAEAVDVTKEYDRDPVGARHPLTTIQERMADIFVTMGYDVVDGPEVETEWHNFDALNIGPDHPARSMQDTFFVESADSGVVLRTHTSPVQIRTMLTQTPPIYMVAPGRVFRTDELDATHTPVFSQIEALAIDRGITMAHLKGTLDHFAAALFGAGIVTRLRPSYFPFTEPSAEMDLQCFVCRGASVGDPDHPCRTCGSEGWIEWGGCGMVNPRVLRACGIDPDTYSGFAFGMGLERTLMFRHGITDMRDMVEGDVRFTRAFGLEV
- a CDS encoding zinc ribbon domain-containing protein → MSNFCPSCGAQHDPTAHFCEQCGTPFDAAAQQTQPITPPPTAAPPGTPVAPAGTPAPQSSGNGLTVLVVAALVVGVIALGVGAFVLLRSSGTGGTTTAATSPSASPSPTPTVTLTKKPKPAPTVTVTRQSIPDLPDWPGYTIPTEYKSCDVGVYASPATSCPFANNVASAWYSSGGSTFLSGVYSPVTDQYYDMYCSETLPTECTGGNNASVVIDYIP
- the rplT gene encoding 50S ribosomal protein L20, translated to MARVKRAVNAHKKRREVLDQASGYRGQRSRLYRKAKEQLTHSQVYAFDHRKDRKGDFRRLWIQRINAGARANGMTYNRFIQGLRLAGVEVDRRMLAELAVNDPDAFAVLVDQARAAVSAA